Genomic DNA from Mobula birostris isolate sMobBir1 chromosome 18, sMobBir1.hap1, whole genome shotgun sequence:
AACACATCTGGGATTATCCAGATTCCCTTCTTTACTGAAACAAATTCACCAATGTATGTATATGATTCCACACCCAACTGGACATAACTGAATATAAGTCACGGCCAGACACCCCAATCACAGCGGTGCACCTGGGTCAGTCCTCCAACACATACCGATGCTCCTCACTGATACAGTACACCTACAGTAGGTACACAGACCACCCCTTCCTGGACTTACCTGAATTCATGGGTCACATCTTCCTGGACATGGCTGGGTAGGCAGAAAACACCTTCCCAGACACACCTGAGTATGTAGATAACATCTTCCCCAAGCACACATCATAAGGGGGTCGCACCTTCCCCAGACACACCTGGTATGAGGATAGCACCTTCCCCAGATACACCTGGTACAAGGGTCGCACCTTCCCCAGACACACCTGGTACGAGGGTCGCACCTTCCTCAGACACACCTGGTACGAGGGTCGCACCTTCCCCAGACACACCTGGTACGAGGGTCACACCTTCCCCAGACACACCTGGGTACGCGTGTCACCCCCATCCCAAAACATAGCTGTGCACACAACACTTATCCCGGACACAGGAGTACACGAGTCTCCCTTCCCCAGACACAGCCGGTACAAAAATAACACTCTCCAATGACACCCCACTCCCCGGTCACCTTCCCCCACCGTTACCGATATTGTCATCTTTCGGCTCCTGCAACAATGCCTCTTCGGCTCCATCTTCCGCAGTAGCCACCGCCTTGTACCTCATGCCGCTAAGCACCCGCCCCCGACTGGGGCTGCAGGCGGCGTTCACCCGCTACCGAACCGCCCATCCAGGTGCTCAGCGTTCGGCGTCGGTATCGGCACCGCCGCCTCCGCCCCACATTGTGACCCGCCCGCCCGGCGTTACCATAGCATTGGCGACAAAGGCCACCCCACGTCACGACACCGCCCAGCTATTCCCAAACTGAACTGTCACTATTCGGCTCATTGTgttgttctttcaagaagcatcCAACAAGCAGGAAATCGGATCCGAGCTCCCTACGTTGAAATAGCGCATGGGAACGTCTGCAATAACCTGGGAGTAGACAGATTTACGGTTTAACCACATTCGGACGACGTTTCCcaatgattttcagaaggcatttgataaggtgccacacatgaggctgcttaactagatagaatcctatggcgttacaggaaagatacagtaCTGGAATAtttagaggaatggctgacagccaggaCCGGGAGGCACTGATTGgggataaagggggccttttctgatggACTGCCAATGACTAGAGGTATTCCTcagggggtcagtattgggaccgctacttttcacgttgtttgtcaatgatttgggtaagGGAATTGATAATAGATCAGGCATTGTGGCAaactttgcggatgatacaaagataggtggaggggtaggtagtgctgagggagcAATGAATTTGCAGCAGGACTttttggaagaatgggtaaaaaaaagtggcagatggaatacagtgttgggaaatgtgtgataatgcattctggtaaaaggaacaatagtctaAATGGGGAGgtggttcaaacatcagaggtgcagagggacatttgagtcctcgtgcaagactcccagaaggttaatttacggattgagtctgtggtaaaggcggcaaatgtaatgttggcatttaattcaagtggaatagaataaaaaagcaaggagataatgatgAGGCTTTGTGAGACATTAATCAGGCCACAcagagtattatcaacagttttgggccccttatctcagaaaagatgtgttgtcattggagagtatccaaagattcatgagaatgaaagggttaacatgagctttggcagctttgtgcctgtactcactggaattttaaaAGAATGTCGGGATCACATGGAAAGCTGCCAAATATTGAAAtgactagatagggtgaatgtggagaggatgtttcctatggtgggcacagcctcaaaactgaggggcaacctttcagaacagaggtaaggattttttttaaagccagagagtagggaatctgtggaatgctctgccacagactgcagtggaggccaagtccgtggaaggcggaagttgatagttcccTGATTgctaagggcatcaaaggatatggggttgagtgggatccagcatcagccatgatcgaatgatggagcagactcgatgggctgaatggccaatgcTGTTCCTATGGACAGTGCAGCATTCCCCTCCTTTTGCACCGGAATGTCAGTGTGCATCTTACAGCTCTTGTCCCTGCAAGCTTAATCTATCTTGGTTTTGGTGCCACAATTGCTCCTCCAGCAGAGTGAGTGTGAAtggcattgctcaagatttccagcatccacagaatctcttatgtGATCCTGTGTGTGCACACTTTTATGTCTGTATATGCAGATGTGGTCTTTACACTCATCCCCTGATCCACTTCCACCATTTTCTCTGGTTTCCCCTTGCATCTCAGGGTTGTTGATGGACAGGCGAGAGTAAATAGCAAAGATGCAGGAAAATGGAGGGAATTGACCAAATGGCCCCATATTGTGGTGCGGCAAGTAGATGGAATGGAAGTACATAACAGaagcagaaacaagagaaaacctacagatgctggaaatccaagcaacatacacaagatgctggagaaactcaggccaggcagcacctatggaaaaaaagtacagtcgacatcttggcccaaaaagatagatgctgccagacctgttgagtgccccaacattttctgttacatagaagcagaattaagtcattcaacccatcaacaccatcaccattccatcatggctgatttattttccctcaaccccattctcctgccttctccctgttatctttgacacccttattaatcaagatcctatcaacctccattttaaatataccaaatgacttggcctccacaaccatcagtggcaatgaatccacagattcatgactctctgggtacagaaattcttcctcatctctcttctaaagggactTTCTTCTGTTCTTAGGCTGAattctctgatcctagactctcccactattgaaacTAAACTCTTCATATCTACTTTCAGCATTGGGAACATTCTTCCTCTCTGACCAGATAACCTGATCTCTCAATCTTTGTTCTTTGCCAACTGTGCACAGCAAAGCATTCATCAGTGAAACATTTTTAAGGTAAAATGTGCTCTGGAGCTTTTCATCAGATATATTCTTATGTGAAAGCCACAATGGTTTTGGAAAACAAGTGAGCTTAAGCAAAGCTTGTTCACGTTTACTCTTCAGAATGACAGTGGCTTTGCTTTGTCTTCCCAATATTTTCGGTTTAACATCTCTAACATTTTTCAGCTGTTTATTTTAAGTGCACATTAACTGAGTTAacatttgctcttaatatacctttTCATACTCAGTCTTGATATAAAAAAATCATTACATATTTTATTGTAATCTGTGCAAGAACATAAGCATTCTTTCCTCTATCATCAATCACATTTATCCCACTCTTTATGTAGGAACCCAAAAATAATCAAACATACTTTGTTACAGTACAAATGATCATTCCAAACTATAACGATCACTAAATAATTCATAAATAAAATACAAAGGTTAAATAGCAAAGAAAAATTCTGATGCAATTAACACATCTATATTACAATACATGTGATAACTACAaaccaattcaattcaatctatGGTCAGTCCACATTGACGTCAGTCCCTTCAGGCACATGGCATAAATATGGAGGAAATGACAGTAGCCAGATCTGGAACCCAAATCCATGGATCATGTCCACTTTGTTTCAAGAGGCTAAAAGGTAAACAAGTTTGATCATCCTTTTGATTCCTATcttcaagaatttttttttattcaatCGGAGGTTGAGGAGAATCTTATGCATTCCCAAGATGCTGAGAGTAGGTTTAGTAGTGGATGGTTTTGTGTGGCAACAAGTTGGTGTAGATCTGGAATCTCAGACAAGTTCAGCATGACAGGTTTCCATTCGTTAATCAGTTGGACTTTGAAGAGACAAAACATTTTGGCCATTTTAACTGATGGCAATTTTTAATTTAGTTATTTTGTCTGGACGATTACTTTAGATCATGGTCATTATACTACCACATTGGGAATAAACTAGACATAGTTCAGGAGTCCCAGTGTTTTATGACCCATGGAGAGCTTGTGATGCGCAAACACAATTATGAAAAAGAAAACAGTCAATTTACATACATCAAGTTTCCACAAGTTAGTAATGTGGTTACAATGTGGGGGATAAAAAATGGTCCATGCATTCTCTTGCATACATACAAACACTTGAACGAGGAAGCCCCTTCAAGCCTCTTAACGCCCACAGATTGATAGAATGCCCTCCTGTTGACACACTGTACTTCCGTGCCAACAAGTTCTTGCAAGAAAGCATAATGTACTGTATCAACCAAAAGGATTCCAGAATCCAGGATTCTGGTTCTAATCACAGAAGCAGCACTTTGGTCAGAACCCCCACTCCTACTTAAGGTTGATTATTGACATGAAACACTGACCTTGCTTTTCACTCCACAGATACTTGCCGACTGACCAACTATCCCATTTTCTTTTTATGTGAcacttctgctttttttttgtgttatttcacATTTCGGTTATTACAAATTTAGTAGCATCAGCTCACTCAATACAAGGCTGGAATACTACATTATGCCAGCCTTTAAATAGCAACACGCCAGTTGTTAATGGACgacagacaatacaaatattttATACTTTTCTACTATGTACAGCTTCGTGAAAACATTGCTTCCTCTCTCGTCTTGTTTTCAGTCGGTACAGAGAAGTTGCATATTGCGGAAGCCCAACATGTTTCAGATCTGAGGTAAACACTCATTATATAAATACTATTAGGGAATGTAGTGCAAGACAGTGTCCCTTCAATGTCATTTAATTAGGTACATCTATGCAATGGTCACCCAAAGAATAGCTCTGATGCTATCAACAAGCTGAAAAGCTATACGTACCGGGTTGAAAGTGtttaaaaaacaaacatttacacAATGTGGGCATCAATAACAAGTGATTTCCTTATTCACTCATGACCAACCAACAACCAGCTGAAAAACTAAATACTAGTTTGGcagtgttttattttaaattagcACAATGTGGGCCCTATTGGCAAATTATTTCCTTATTCACTGATGATTGAGCAACAACTACAGTCATGTCCCTTTGTGTTAAATGAGACTTACCTCATCCACACCCACACATGCCCAGCTTCTAAGTTAATTGAGCTAAACTTTGTCAGGTGCTTCTCTGATTTCAATTGCAATGCCACTCTCAGCTCTGGGATTCACCTCTTCTCCCTCCCTATATCTCGATCAAGTTCTAAGCAGGGTCTAGAGCAGAGTGGCTTTGGCAAAGCCTAAACTGGGGTATAATTAAGAAGGTTCTTGATGAGAAACCAAAATTATATCGAAGACTGTACCATCCATCACCAAAGCTAGACTGATGAGCAGTAATTAGCCTGACGGTGCACAAGAGATTgtatagatgctggaaaaccagagcaacacacacaagatactggagcaactcagcaggtcaaacagcatctgtggtggggaataaacagtcaacgtttcaggctgagacccttcattccgccagcattttgtgtgcattgcattGGTCTGATGGGACGTGCCCTACATTTGTGGAAAGGAGCCAGACAACGACCTAAAGCTTGGTCTGTACTAAAGGTACATCAGTACATGAACAACCTGCTAAAGAACATCTCCAGTGTTGCCCAACAATAATGCAAAAACTTTGGCACCAGAACCCAAAGCTGCAAAGttcattgttcaaagttcaaagctgcaAACTTGCTTTCCACTACCCAGAAGCTGGCCATTTGAGGTTTATGGGGAAGTTATAGGAATCAAACGTATATATGTGATATATTGATAATGACTTCTTAAGGAACACAGGAAGTTCTTGGAGCCAAGGAGCAAGAGCTAAACAGTTCAGAACTGAAATTTGTTAATATTGTGCTACAAAGCTCATGCACATAAAACTGAAATGAAACAACAATCAGTAAAGGGATCAAATGGATAGTTTTACAGAAAATTGGCTAAGAGTCAATTAAAAGGGGGCAAAGTTCTGAATCTTGCAGAACACTGGCAAAAAGCTCATTTTTAAGAAAGGGCCATAACAATGCATCCCACATCCTATAGTGCCACTATTTTTAATTTCTTTACAATCCTAAGGACACAAAGTAAAAGTTGAAATGTTACAGCACACAGCAAGCTCTGAAAAGCAGCATTCCATCCGTTGAGTTGATGCACAGGTCTACTTTCTCGTTGGCTGCGATGAACAGCACAGAGCCTCGTCGGACGTTTATCTGGGATGGGTTAGCAATGGCTGAGGCTTCTCCCCTGATCACAAGCAGGATACttgcagaatcaatggaagagaTCGTGTATTGTTTCACCGAACTCGGAACCTGAGTTAGAGAGATTTTAGTTTAGTTTGTAAGCTTTTCAATTGACAAGAACTTAATAGATTCTGCTGTCCCTTCATTATATGCTTTTTGAAAGCATACGATTTGTTCAGATCACACCTATCATTGTGCATATTACTGGCCactaacatagaacacagaacaatgcGGCACAAGAActgcccacattgttgtgctgaactaattaattcATAATCGAATACCCaattaaattaatcccttctgcctacacaaagtccacatccttccattctcCGCACAATCATGTGCCTATCTTAGAGCCTCTTCAACACCTCTGTCATATTGGCCTCCACTATCACTCTGACAGCACACTCCAGACACTCACTTCCCCTCACTTTAattgcatgccctctgatattgcGTCAAAAAATAAACATAAGATACAACTAGGGatggagcagaggagattcaccaggatccaGTGGTTGCGACTGGAGATGAAGCTCATGGCTCTGCAATCcataaggccttgcacaaaaacgGTATTTATTGAAGAGTGGcaacaaggaagaagccctggctaagcaaaaaagcatatccttgtcCATAAAGACTATGAAAAtcatcatttagaagatactATAAAGATGTCTTTGGAAGGAGATGGAAGATCTTGtcgttggatgagactaaagtggaactttttggcgtCAACACTAAGCTGTATGTGTAGCACTGTGTTAGATTtacgcatcagccaggtaacaccatccctactgtaaagtatggtggaggtataGGGATGCCTTTCAGCAGCAGCGACTCTAAATCTGGTctggattgatgggaagatgaatactgctgaatacagagagatcctggataaaaacctgctagcctctgccacaaagcttaaactggggaggaagttcattcTTCAGCAGCGTAACAACCCAAAATATACTGCCAGAACAATCATGGAGCGGCTTCAAATTAAGAAAAATTATGTCCTTGAGTGACTCAGTGTCTTGACCTTAATCtgattgaacatctctggcaataactcaagattgctgtccactgccactcccgaactaacctggcacagcaaggagaatgggcaaatcttgcccCATCACGTTgtacaaagctaatagagacttatccaaaaagactgctgtctgtaaaatctatgagagatggttcaactaagtactgagcaaaggaggAAGAAtactttgaactgctgacatttcagtttttgaatattTAGGTTTTCATACTTTTCAATTTCCCTATATTTTCGGCCTCTACTGTGAAAAATGGAGCACTCTCGGTTAAATTGATCAAATACTCATCTATGTGAGCAAAAGGATGGAGGCTGAATATTTTTTCAAGGtactgtacattgaaatatacagtgaaatgagtcttTTTGTGTCAGTGTCCACAGTCCAAACAGGTGCTTgggtcagcccacaagtgtccccatgcttccagtgccaacacagcatgctcacaatttactaaccctaatccatacatctttggaatgtgggagtaaaccaaagcacccggaggaaacccacatggtcacagggagaacattcaaattCCTTAGAGAtagcagtgggaatcaaacctCTGTTAGTGACCGCTGACATTGTCAAGCGtcttgctaactgctacactgccatgTCGCCCTCGGGGATATAGATTTAGGTTGAGGCAagaggggatctgagggagaccttttcacccagagagtagaATCTAACTACAAGACTACCCTACTGGAGAGTAGAAGCAGAGCTGCAAACAGCATGAAGAAATATTTAGGCAAGCACCTAAAGTGTCTAGGTGTAAAAAGCTATGGGCCAAGTATAGTAAAATGGGATTAACATGAGTGGGTGCCTACTTGTTAGCATGATGtggtgagctgaatggcctgtttttgtgctgtgttgTGTTGTGCCCCCTGGAAAAGAGGCAATAAGAATACCAAAGAAAAATAAAGGAACTGCATCATTAAAGTTTGTGGAGATTATttgaacataaaacattacagcacaatacaggcccttcagcccacaacctattccaagatcaatctaaccctttcttcccacatagccctccgtttttctatcattcatgtgcctaagaatttcctaaatgcccctaatatatctgtctctatcaccatgttccacgcactcaccaccgtTTTAAAAAAAGGTCTAAAATCTCCATTTTCCTTCGAGAAAAGGCAACCTAGCAGTAAATCAATTTAAAATTTAAGGACTACCACTGTTAATGTCCAAAAGATGTATTGCCTAAATGTCCAAAAAAAGACACAAATCATCGATACAATTTGGAAAGAAAATTGTTTTAGCCAGATAATGCAAAATTCATTACTGAATAATGTGGTTGATGGAGTTGCACAGATGCATTTAAAAGGAAGTTATGTACATAAAAAAGTTGAGTAGTAAATAGAATACACAACCACCAATACAGACCTGTCAGTTTCATGTTCATGTTTTGCTGCTGAAATTTTGGCATTAatatttcatctgtcatttcacAATCACCTTATATAGCCCATCATCGTAAAGATTAAAATCTGGTCTGCCTGGAGGGCAAATTTAGGCATGTTATAAATTTCCATATTGTTGGTGTCAATTTCTTTAACTCACATTTGTTTAGGCATCAAGAGAATGGAAACTGGTTCAGTACACTATCAGATTGGTATGCCAATATGCCCTGGGAAACAGTAGCAAAGAGATAAAGTATTAGTGGAGTCCAGTCAAAATCGCAAAACGTACCTCTATTTTTATTACTGTGAAATCAGGCACTGGAGGATCGTACATGAAAACCCTTGGGTCACAGGGATCCTGGGCAAACGGGAAGGTTTTTTCACTTGCCGGTGCAGGTACGTAGTTCAGCATTTCGCAAAGGGTGTGAACATCAATGAATTTTGGAGTAAGGCCAGCTCGCACTGTATTATCAGAACATGCCATACATTCTATGCAATCTGGAACAAATGAAAAAGTTAATTAGCACTTTTCAGCTATTTCACACAATATCACTAAGTTTCTTAAGAGCAACCAAAAATAGACTGCAGACTCATAAGAAAATTAGAAAGGACCTCAATATTATAGTGTGtagaacagcacagtataggcccttcagctcatgataCACCAACCTTTttacctactctaaaatcaatcaaacccttccctcccacatcgccctccattttcctatcatccatgtgcctaagagtttcttaaatgcccctaatgtatctgcctctaccaccatccctgacagggcattccactcactcaccactctctgtgtaaggacTTAACTGAAATCCTCCTTATCTTGCCTCCAATCACCTAAAAATTATGAATCTTTGAATTATCCTGTTCCATCCTGGGAATAAGTCTCTGGTTATCCACTATATATGCCTCTGATCAAGTCTATGATAAGCTCATTCCATATGCTCACCAAACTCTGCATGCAAAAGTTTCCccccaggtcccttttaaatacgTTAAAAATTCCTACAGTGCAGTTATAAATAACAGGTACAACCTAACCATTACACTGAATTCACATGTTACTTAGCATTTCTACCTTTTGGATCTCACCTCCATAAAGATAAGCGTGGGGTTCATTAGCTCCCAGAAACATGGCTTCCCCAGGTTGCAGCTTCACGAGATTCAAAAAGTAGATGACAAAACATCCAACGTCACCTGGAAATTGGGAATGTAACCGCAGCAACAGCTCGCCATTACTTCCTGCTGTGTCCTTACCTGCAGCAGCTGCACAACAGAAGACTCTTGTTACTGCCAAAGTTGGCTTGCAATATATTAGAACATAGAGTAGGGTACAAAGCATCAAAAGTGCCAGCACTAGTATCCCAAACCAATGTAATTGAAGGATCATATTTCAGCTGGCAATATCCTGTCAATAATCTTATTGTAGCTTGTGGGATCTTGCCATGTTTGCATTTGTGCTTGTGACATTGACAACAGCTCCAACTTAAGATATATGCAAATATTTACTTCAGAGTTCCATATGTTGACAAACTTGCTTATAAGGATCCAAGAAATATTTCATTGCACATTAGTTAAGTGCAAACTAATTTACATTTGCCTTCAACATAGCTCTGCTGTCTGTTAGTAGCACAAACCTTCTTCCGACACCCTCTTCACCAACACGTTCAGCTGATCAACAAATGTCTTCTTTTCACAGTTCATCATTCTAGTAAAGCATTTCTTCAAAGCATCAGATACCCGGTGTGGTTCACCGGGGCTGTTTTCAAGCACTTCCGCAGCTTCATTGCCGATCACTGCATGAAATTCTGGGACATCTGCAACAAGTGTTTTAGAGATAAAAATAACAATGAAAATTAGATACCGGTTGAAGAATGCTGGGGTTAAAGAATAGAATTAATTTTCAGTCTGATTTGAAAGCGGATATGCCATTGACTTTGGAAAATTTAAAAACAGGTATTTTCCTTTTACCATTCAGTTCTCAGATCAACTGGCTAAACTCTAAAcaatacagtttagcaacactatgaccac
This window encodes:
- the mpi gene encoding mannose-6-phosphate isomerase isoform X1, with translation MAAVKVFPLKCAVQHYAWGKVGSESEVAKLISSNDPLIVIEQEKPYAELWMGAHPKGDAVICDNRISQKTLGQWISEHPDSLGSKVKDVFQGQLPFLFKVLSVNISLSIQAHPNKELAAQLHAQFPDRYPDKNHKPEMAIALTPFEGLCGFRPVEEIIGFLKNVPEFHAVIGNEAAEVLENSPGEPHRVSDALKKCFTRMMNCEKKTFVDQLNVLVKRVSEEAAAGKDTAGSNGELLLRLHSQFPGDVGCFVIYFLNLVKLQPGEAMFLGANEPHAYLYGDCIECMACSDNTVRAGLTPKFIDVHTLCEMLNYVPAPASEKTFPFAQDPCDPRVFMYDPPVPDFTVIKIEVPSSVKQYTISSIDSASILLVIRGEASAIANPSQINVRRGSVLFIAANEKVDLCINSTDGMLLFRACCVL
- the mpi gene encoding mannose-6-phosphate isomerase isoform X2 yields the protein MGAHPKGDAVICDNRISQKTLGQWISEHPDSLGSKVKDVFQGQLPFLFKVLSVNISLSIQAHPNKELAAQLHAQFPDRYPDKNHKPEMAIALTPFEGLCGFRPVEEIIGFLKNVPEFHAVIGNEAAEVLENSPGEPHRVSDALKKCFTRMMNCEKKTFVDQLNVLVKRVSEEAAAGKDTAGSNGELLLRLHSQFPGDVGCFVIYFLNLVKLQPGEAMFLGANEPHAYLYGDCIECMACSDNTVRAGLTPKFIDVHTLCEMLNYVPAPASEKTFPFAQDPCDPRVFMYDPPVPDFTVIKIEVPSSVKQYTISSIDSASILLVIRGEASAIANPSQINVRRGSVLFIAANEKVDLCINSTDGMLLFRACCVL